A region of Haliotis asinina isolate JCU_RB_2024 chromosome 7, JCU_Hal_asi_v2, whole genome shotgun sequence DNA encodes the following proteins:
- the LOC137290616 gene encoding WD repeat domain-containing protein 83-like produces MVEDITEKLVSSVDCKQGAVRAVRFNADGNYCLTCGSNKTVKLWNPHRGTVLKTYIGHGYEVLDAQSSSDNSQICSGGMDKTVVVFDVSTGHAVRKYRGHAGTVNCVKFNEESTVVLSGSLDSTVQVWDCRSRKTTPIQVMDEAKDSVTSMQVSDHEILTGSADGRVRRYDLRNGKLFSDYIGTSVTSVTFTRDGQCTLTSTLDNKLRLLDKDTGELLNEYEGHKNKEYKIDSCLNWKDTHIVSGSEDGFVYVWDLIDAKLLQKLDHSTTRAVHSLSFHPSEACLLTASADKLFVWKDRYAATQS; encoded by the exons CGAAGATATAACCGAAAAACTTGTTTCTTCTGTTGACTGTAAACAAGGCGCAGTGAGAGCCGTTCGTTTTAACG CTGATGGCAATTACTGTCTTACATGTGGCAGCAACAAAACAGTGAAGTTGTGGAACCCTCACAGAGGCACTGTGTTGAAAACCTACATCGGACATGGCTATGAGGTGTTGGATGCTCAAAGTTCATCTGACAACAGCCAGATCTGCTCTGGTGGAATGGACAAGACGGTGGTAGTGTTTGATGTTTCAACTGGGCATGCAGTGAGGAAGTACAGGGGCCATGCAG GAACGGTCAACTGTGTGAAATTCAATGAAGAATCAACTGTTGTGTTGTCTGGATCTTTAGACAGCACTGTCCAAGTCTGGGACTGTCGCTCAAGGAAAACCACACCCATTCAG GTGATGGATGAGGCAAAGGACAGTGTGACGTCCATGCAGGTCTCTGACCATGAGATACTCACAGGGTCAGCAGATGGACGTGTCAGACGATATGATCTCAGGAACGGAAAGCTCTTCTCTGACTACATTGGGA CATCTGTTACGAGCGTGACGTTCACCAGAGATGGCCAATGCACGCTGACCAGCACGCTGGACAACAAGCTCCGACTACTGGATAAGGATACAGGGGAGCTCCTCAATGA aTACGAAGGCCACAAGAACAAGGAGTATAAGATTGACAGCTGTCTCAACTGGAAGGACACCCACATCGTCAGCGGCTCCGAGGACGGCTTTGTCTATGTATGGGATCTCATCGAT GCCAAGTTGCTGCAGAAGCTTGATCACAGCACAACCCGTGCCGTCCATTCCCTCTCCTTCCACCCATCAGAGGCTTGCCTCCTCACAGCATCTGCTGATAAGCTATTTGTATGGAAGGACAGATATGCTGCCACTCAAAGCTGA